In Myxocyprinus asiaticus isolate MX2 ecotype Aquarium Trade chromosome 3, UBuf_Myxa_2, whole genome shotgun sequence, the following proteins share a genomic window:
- the LOC127430014 gene encoding uncharacterized protein LOC127430014 isoform X1, which yields MKLLEAAEMRAEPAAKKKVHLTDLPNDLKVWNERKMEHLQRVINQLREENMNLNKENERLKNEILEKIPSLLLATEHLLREPMKSNADVPEMSKTPSHVPLSHAPKPLESNADFLDHNSKIFSDGDMVPKAPSKASLSGSAKCSSDANYVELAHGTGIKILKHQWTSALQTQTATSMVRALLMAAFPLEVLIHSNLKGGMSKTDCGAERSALDKDTMAAIYVAVKKRFPNVSRGALGIAVNSKLGELRLLGKSLIF from the exons ATGAAACTCCTAGAGGCCGCAGAGATGAGAGCGGAACCAGCAGCAAAGAAAAAG GTACACCTCACAGACCTACCAAATGATCTAAAGGTGTGGAATGAAAGAAAAATGGAACATCTACAGCGTGTGATAAATCAACTGAGAGAAGAGAACATGAATCTAAATAAAGAGAATGAGAGGCTGAAAAATGAAATACTTGAAA AAATCCCATCTCTCCTTCTGGCTACAGAGCACTTACTCCGGGAG CCCATGAAATCAAATGCAGATGTTCCTGAA ATGTCAAAGACTCCATCTCATGTTCCCCTCTCACATGCTCCTAAA CCTTTGGAATCAAATGCAGATTTCCTTGAT cataaCAGCAAGATATTTTCTGATGGAGATATG GTGCCGAAGGCTCCATCCAAGGCTTCTCTGTCTGGTTCTGCCAAA tGTTCCAGTGATGCTAATTAT GTGGAGTTAGCACATGGCACAGGCATAAAAATTCTAAAGCATCAATGGACTTCTGCCCTGCAGACCCAAACAGCCACTTCAATGGTGCGTGCTCTTTTAATGGCCGCCTTCCCACTGGAGGTTCTGATCCACAGCAATTTGAAAG GAGGAATGAGTAAAACTGACTGTGGTGCCGAGAGGAGTGCCCTTGATAAGGACACCATGGCAGCCATATATG TGGCAGTGAAGAAGAGGTTTCCCAATGTGTCCAGAGGAGCTTTGGGGATTGCAGTGAATTCTAAGCTGGGGGAACTGAGACTGCTtggaaaaagtttaattttttga
- the LOC127430014 gene encoding uncharacterized protein LOC127430014 isoform X2 — MKLLEAAEMRAEPAAKKKVHLTDLPNDLKVWNERKMEHLQRVINQLREENMNLNKENERLKNEILEKIPSLLLATEHLLREPMKSNADVPEMSKTPSHVPLSHAPKPLESNADFLDVPKAPSKASLSGSAKCSSDANYVELAHGTGIKILKHQWTSALQTQTATSMVRALLMAAFPLEVLIHSNLKGGMSKTDCGAERSALDKDTMAAIYVAVKKRFPNVSRGALGIAVNSKLGELRLLGKSLIF; from the exons ATGAAACTCCTAGAGGCCGCAGAGATGAGAGCGGAACCAGCAGCAAAGAAAAAG GTACACCTCACAGACCTACCAAATGATCTAAAGGTGTGGAATGAAAGAAAAATGGAACATCTACAGCGTGTGATAAATCAACTGAGAGAAGAGAACATGAATCTAAATAAAGAGAATGAGAGGCTGAAAAATGAAATACTTGAAA AAATCCCATCTCTCCTTCTGGCTACAGAGCACTTACTCCGGGAG CCCATGAAATCAAATGCAGATGTTCCTGAA ATGTCAAAGACTCCATCTCATGTTCCCCTCTCACATGCTCCTAAA CCTTTGGAATCAAATGCAGATTTCCTTGAT GTGCCGAAGGCTCCATCCAAGGCTTCTCTGTCTGGTTCTGCCAAA tGTTCCAGTGATGCTAATTAT GTGGAGTTAGCACATGGCACAGGCATAAAAATTCTAAAGCATCAATGGACTTCTGCCCTGCAGACCCAAACAGCCACTTCAATGGTGCGTGCTCTTTTAATGGCCGCCTTCCCACTGGAGGTTCTGATCCACAGCAATTTGAAAG GAGGAATGAGTAAAACTGACTGTGGTGCCGAGAGGAGTGCCCTTGATAAGGACACCATGGCAGCCATATATG TGGCAGTGAAGAAGAGGTTTCCCAATGTGTCCAGAGGAGCTTTGGGGATTGCAGTGAATTCTAAGCTGGGGGAACTGAGACTGCTtggaaaaagtttaattttttga
- the LOC127430014 gene encoding uncharacterized protein LOC127430014 isoform X3: MKLLEAAEMRAEPAAKKKVHLTDLPNDLKVWNERKMEHLQRVINQLREENMNLNKENERLKNEILEKIPSLLLATEHLLREPMKSNADVPEMSKTPSHVPLSHAPKPLESNADFLDHNSKIFSDGDMVPKAPSKASLSGSAKTQTATSMVRALLMAAFPLEVLIHSNLKGGMSKTDCGAERSALDKDTMAAIYVAVKKRFPNVSRGALGIAVNSKLGELRLLGKSLIF, encoded by the exons ATGAAACTCCTAGAGGCCGCAGAGATGAGAGCGGAACCAGCAGCAAAGAAAAAG GTACACCTCACAGACCTACCAAATGATCTAAAGGTGTGGAATGAAAGAAAAATGGAACATCTACAGCGTGTGATAAATCAACTGAGAGAAGAGAACATGAATCTAAATAAAGAGAATGAGAGGCTGAAAAATGAAATACTTGAAA AAATCCCATCTCTCCTTCTGGCTACAGAGCACTTACTCCGGGAG CCCATGAAATCAAATGCAGATGTTCCTGAA ATGTCAAAGACTCCATCTCATGTTCCCCTCTCACATGCTCCTAAA CCTTTGGAATCAAATGCAGATTTCCTTGAT cataaCAGCAAGATATTTTCTGATGGAGATATG GTGCCGAAGGCTCCATCCAAGGCTTCTCTGTCTGGTTCTGCCAAA ACCCAAACAGCCACTTCAATGGTGCGTGCTCTTTTAATGGCCGCCTTCCCACTGGAGGTTCTGATCCACAGCAATTTGAAAG GAGGAATGAGTAAAACTGACTGTGGTGCCGAGAGGAGTGCCCTTGATAAGGACACCATGGCAGCCATATATG TGGCAGTGAAGAAGAGGTTTCCCAATGTGTCCAGAGGAGCTTTGGGGATTGCAGTGAATTCTAAGCTGGGGGAACTGAGACTGCTtggaaaaagtttaattttttga